One genomic region from Stutzerimonas decontaminans encodes:
- a CDS encoding phosphatidylglycerophosphatase A family protein codes for MVTLEVRQLIFEQVVLLIATGFGLGSLPWMPGTFGSLLGIPLAWWLWGQPLTRQLLVITALLAVGVPLCHWASRWLGGGDAAQIVADEYFAFPLVFLGVATTHRWWLLGAGFALYRLFDITKPPPIDFVETIGGGLGIVLDDVLAALLAWLVLRGTQAVWRRP; via the coding sequence ATGGTCACCCTAGAGGTTCGACAATTGATCTTTGAGCAAGTCGTTTTATTGATTGCCACTGGTTTCGGGCTGGGGTCTTTACCCTGGATGCCTGGAACCTTCGGATCACTGCTGGGGATACCACTGGCGTGGTGGCTCTGGGGGCAGCCGCTGACAAGGCAACTGCTGGTCATCACCGCGCTGCTGGCGGTCGGCGTTCCGCTGTGTCACTGGGCCTCGCGTTGGCTTGGAGGCGGTGATGCCGCGCAGATCGTTGCCGACGAGTACTTCGCCTTTCCACTGGTTTTTTTGGGAGTGGCCACAACCCATCGATGGTGGCTACTAGGTGCGGGATTCGCACTGTATAGACTTTTCGATATCACCAAACCGCCCCCCATTGATTTCGTCGAAACCATTGGTGGTGGCTTGGGTATCGTTTTGGATGACGTGCTGGCCGCGCTATTGGCTTGGCTCGTTCTGCGTGGGACACAAGCAGTTTGGAGACGCCCGTAG
- a CDS encoding cation:dicarboxylate symporter family transporter, whose translation MILAKLYRNDTARILIAIALGLSLGILRPELAVQMKPLSDAFLGVIGHAVPLVMFVLVASAVSAFGERGQHTRCAGRVVVYFLMMAVFSLITGAGAGWLLAPGAEALPLTGSTVRPLSDLPTAVLTSLVQVISHTLILPVLLAALLFGLGLGWAGDAGEPLRRRLDTCVDWLLKALRMVLRFAPLAAFGAMAYTVGRYGPASAWPLLKFVGTVYFACVLFLVVVLGVVARLAGVGLFRLIAYIRDELCLVAFTGASVAAVPGLIEKLERAGCARRVVRLVLSTGYTFNLAGSNIYVTCAAVFLAQLAGATLDVAHVLSLLLVALLTSLGSTSAAGSAFLTLTATVAGLNLVPLEALGLLLGVERLMKCRSLTNVIGNTLASVVISAWSGALDRSALREALMPCRQAAFPGAVVGKRRGRATS comes from the coding sequence ATGATTCTAGCCAAGCTGTACCGCAACGACACCGCTCGGATCCTGATCGCGATAGCCTTGGGCCTGTCGCTCGGCATCCTGCGGCCGGAACTGGCGGTCCAGATGAAACCGCTCAGCGACGCCTTCCTCGGCGTGATCGGCCACGCGGTGCCGCTGGTGATGTTCGTACTGGTCGCCTCGGCGGTATCGGCGTTCGGTGAGCGCGGGCAGCACACCCGCTGCGCAGGTCGCGTGGTGGTTTACTTCCTGATGATGGCCGTGTTCTCGCTGATCACCGGTGCAGGCGCGGGGTGGTTGTTGGCGCCGGGCGCCGAGGCGTTGCCACTGACCGGCTCGACCGTTCGCCCCCTGAGCGATCTGCCGACCGCAGTGCTGACCAGCCTGGTGCAGGTCATTTCTCATACGCTCATCCTTCCGGTGTTGTTGGCCGCTTTGCTGTTCGGCCTCGGGCTGGGTTGGGCGGGCGATGCGGGCGAGCCGCTGCGGCGTCGGCTGGATACGTGTGTGGACTGGCTGCTCAAAGCCCTGCGCATGGTGCTGCGATTCGCCCCGCTGGCCGCCTTCGGCGCCATGGCCTATACCGTTGGCCGATACGGGCCGGCGTCCGCCTGGCCGTTGCTCAAGTTCGTCGGCACTGTCTACTTCGCCTGCGTCTTGTTTCTTGTGGTTGTCCTGGGCGTCGTTGCCAGGTTGGCAGGCGTCGGCTTGTTTCGACTCATCGCCTACATCAGGGACGAGCTCTGTCTGGTCGCGTTCACCGGCGCTTCGGTGGCGGCGGTGCCGGGCCTGATCGAGAAACTTGAGCGCGCGGGATGCGCGCGGCGGGTAGTGCGGCTGGTGCTCAGCACCGGCTATACCTTCAATCTGGCCGGTTCGAATATCTACGTGACCTGTGCTGCGGTATTCCTGGCGCAGCTCGCCGGTGCCACCCTGGATGTTGCACATGTGTTGAGCCTGTTGCTGGTGGCGCTGCTGACCTCGTTGGGCTCGACCAGCGCGGCGGGCTCGGCCTTCCTGACGCTGACCGCCACGGTTGCCGGCCTCAATCTGGTTCCGCTGGAAGCGCTCGGCCTGTTGCTCGGTGTCGAGCGGTTGATGAAGTGCCGCTCGCTGACCAATGTGATCGGCAATACGTTGGCCAGCGTGGTGATTTCGGCCTGGAGCGGTGCGCTGGATCGCAGTGCGTTGCGTGAGGCGCTGATGCCCTGTCGGCAGGCAGCGTTTCCCGGCGCGGTGGTCGGGAAACGCCGAGGGCGCGCAACCTCTTAG
- a CDS encoding TonB-dependent receptor family protein, with protein sequence MHRLLLAGSLSLVSGSLLAQTSEPLTLDPLWVSSPRAESDWFTLPMAVSAVDAQDHPGEQLLSLDSLLGPVPGALSQSRYNLAQGMRLSIRGFGSRSSFGVRGVRVLVDGVPLTMPDGQTEMDGLDTSLVERIEVIRGPSSTIYGNAAGGVLAIQTRQPGDTPRTQVEVTGGELGYRRMRAETSGSTGALGALLAVNATQLDGYRSHGTAETNHLTGKLRWRGEGGTLGFTLHAIDNRAEDPGGLTLDQVRADRSQARPQSLQFDSDETIQQQRLSLVWDGKGAGDDTYQLRSYYGQREFSNRLPLRSNGQTAYDRWFAGVGAQRTFHRELAGLPHQLTVGVDLESQRDNRSRNDNLPGGITGVLTQRQRETADSRGVFIEDQVNLGDAWLLTAGLRYDSVRLEAKDRYLSDGDASGERNLEDWNYSLGLSRQLDAHHVAYVRYATSFETPTINEMANPTGGGFNPSLGAAQSVNREIGIKGEHPGLRYEAVLYSMRIEDELVPEVDGRTFYANAGRSSRDGVELSGDWLLGRFWRLTGAWAYNRYRFEQFQGNDGNRIPGIPHQSLFAEVSYDREDWYARVNVNAYGRQYADNANLDRVPGYAVTNARLGWRLQWGDQRWEPYIGIDNLFDRDYYDNLRINDNFGRYYEPAPGRTFYAGAKLTFE encoded by the coding sequence ATGCATCGACTACTGCTCGCCGGATCGCTCTCGTTGGTATCCGGTTCACTGCTCGCCCAGACGAGCGAGCCGCTCACGCTCGATCCCCTGTGGGTGAGTTCGCCTCGAGCGGAATCCGACTGGTTTACCTTGCCGATGGCGGTGTCCGCCGTCGACGCGCAGGACCATCCGGGCGAGCAGTTGCTCAGCCTCGACAGCCTGCTGGGGCCCGTTCCGGGCGCGCTTTCGCAGAGCCGCTACAACCTGGCACAGGGCATGCGCCTGTCGATTCGCGGCTTCGGTTCCCGTTCCAGTTTTGGCGTGCGCGGCGTGCGGGTGCTGGTCGACGGGGTGCCCTTGACGATGCCTGACGGGCAGACCGAAATGGACGGCCTCGATACCTCGCTGGTCGAGCGCATCGAGGTGATTCGTGGTCCCTCGTCGACCATCTACGGCAATGCCGCCGGTGGCGTTCTGGCGATTCAGACGCGGCAGCCAGGGGACACACCGCGCACTCAGGTCGAGGTGACGGGCGGCGAACTGGGCTATCGCCGGATGCGCGCGGAAACCAGTGGCAGCACCGGAGCATTGGGCGCATTGTTGGCGGTCAACGCAACGCAACTCGATGGCTACCGCAGCCACGGGACCGCCGAAACCAACCACCTCACCGGCAAGCTGCGCTGGCGGGGGGAGGGCGGCACGCTTGGTTTCACCCTGCATGCAATTGACAACCGGGCCGAAGACCCCGGTGGGCTGACCCTGGATCAGGTCCGGGCTGATCGTTCCCAGGCGCGGCCACAAAGCCTTCAGTTCGATTCAGACGAGACCATCCAGCAGCAACGCCTTTCGTTGGTCTGGGATGGAAAGGGCGCAGGCGACGATACTTACCAGCTGCGCAGTTATTACGGCCAGCGCGAGTTCAGCAACCGCCTGCCGCTGCGCTCCAATGGTCAGACAGCTTACGACCGCTGGTTTGCCGGGGTGGGTGCCCAGCGTACCTTTCACCGTGAGCTGGCGGGCTTGCCCCATCAGTTGACCGTCGGGGTAGATCTGGAGAGTCAGCGGGATAATCGCTCCCGAAACGACAACCTGCCTGGCGGAATCACCGGCGTCCTTACTCAGCGCCAGCGCGAAACGGCAGACAGCCGGGGTGTGTTTATCGAGGATCAGGTGAACCTGGGCGATGCCTGGTTGCTCACCGCAGGCCTGCGCTATGACAGCGTGCGGCTCGAGGCCAAAGACCGCTACCTGAGCGACGGCGATGCCTCGGGGGAGCGCAACCTGGAAGACTGGAACTACAGCCTGGGCCTGAGCCGGCAGCTGGATGCCCATCATGTGGCGTACGTGCGTTACGCGACCTCGTTCGAGACGCCAACGATCAACGAAATGGCCAATCCAACCGGGGGCGGCTTCAATCCATCGCTCGGCGCGGCGCAGTCGGTCAACCGCGAAATTGGCATTAAGGGCGAGCATCCCGGGTTGCGCTACGAAGCGGTCCTCTACAGCATGCGTATCGAAGACGAGTTGGTCCCCGAAGTCGATGGACGCACCTTCTACGCCAACGCGGGCCGCTCCAGCCGCGACGGTGTGGAGCTCAGCGGAGACTGGTTGCTGGGGCGCTTTTGGCGATTGACCGGGGCGTGGGCCTACAACCGCTATCGTTTCGAGCAATTCCAGGGCAACGACGGCAACCGCATTCCGGGGATACCACATCAGAGCCTCTTCGCTGAGGTCAGCTACGACCGTGAAGACTGGTATGCACGGGTCAACGTCAATGCCTATGGCCGCCAATACGCGGACAACGCCAACCTCGATCGTGTGCCTGGCTATGCGGTAACCAACGCCCGCCTGGGCTGGCGGCTGCAGTGGGGGGATCAACGGTGGGAGCCCTACATCGGTATCGACAACCTGTTCGATCGTGACTACTACGACAACCTGCGTATCAACGACAACTTCGGCCGCTACTACGAGCCTGCCCCCGGCCGCACGTTCTACGCCGGAGCAAAGCTGACTTTTGAATGA
- a CDS encoding pyruvate kinase encodes MSKKALTPPSAGLHFNPLRVQLERLRNEMTSDACLASLKNIQVHECYRQSAENLLQYLCLRRHDLRELQAQLAEIGLSSLGRAEAAILAAVTSVMGVLQRLEEPNTQEPKAPERGLHEGERLLAAHADALFGKARGTRSVRIMVTLPSEAAHNRDLIEALIKEGMDCARINCAHDDPDSWRAMIEHVRAAEKALGRECKVALDLAGPKLRTGPIATAPGVKKVRPTRDCYGQVISPAHVRITWTNAAINESDTDACFMVTSDKALAVRAGDTLRLRDARGSKRKMKVIASDEEGCLAELKKTAYFTDGMQIKQRRASKTHGRMRLTELPPREQHLTLRVGDLLTLTADDQPIDPPSNDNAETARIGCTLPYVLAAVAAGDPVWFDDGKIGARVEKASADALILRITQIAHASGRAKLASDKGINFPDNALPVRAPTEDDIETLAFAAKHADIVQMSFANSAEDVIELIDHLERLDATHLGVVLKIETRAGFENLPKMLLAGMRLPRFGVMIARGDLAVETGFERLAEIQEEMLCLCEAAHVPVIWATQVLESLAKKGAPARSEITDAAMSVRAECVMLNKGPYILKAVTTLNDVLRRMREHRAKKRDLLRSLQVAGRQDATGALS; translated from the coding sequence ATGTCGAAAAAGGCACTGACCCCGCCCTCTGCGGGCTTGCATTTCAATCCATTACGCGTGCAACTCGAACGGCTACGTAACGAGATGACGAGCGACGCCTGCCTGGCATCGCTGAAAAATATCCAGGTTCATGAGTGCTACAGGCAAAGCGCCGAGAACCTGCTGCAGTACCTATGTCTTCGTCGCCATGACCTGCGCGAGTTACAAGCGCAGCTTGCCGAGATCGGTTTGTCGTCCTTGGGCCGCGCCGAGGCGGCAATACTCGCAGCTGTGACATCGGTGATGGGCGTGTTGCAGCGGCTCGAAGAGCCGAATACCCAAGAGCCCAAGGCCCCTGAGCGTGGTCTCCACGAGGGTGAGCGTCTATTGGCGGCTCACGCCGACGCGCTGTTTGGAAAGGCCCGTGGCACGCGCTCGGTTCGAATCATGGTCACCCTCCCCTCTGAAGCGGCGCACAACCGCGACCTCATCGAAGCGTTGATCAAGGAAGGCATGGATTGCGCACGCATCAACTGCGCACACGATGACCCAGACAGCTGGCGTGCGATGATCGAGCATGTTCGTGCAGCGGAGAAAGCGCTTGGGCGCGAATGCAAGGTAGCGCTCGATCTCGCTGGGCCCAAGTTACGCACAGGCCCTATCGCAACGGCGCCAGGTGTAAAAAAGGTACGGCCCACGCGTGATTGCTATGGGCAAGTCATCAGCCCCGCCCACGTTCGTATTACATGGACGAATGCAGCCATAAACGAGTCCGATACCGACGCTTGTTTTATGGTTACAAGCGATAAAGCGCTGGCAGTCCGTGCAGGCGATACGCTTAGGCTGCGCGATGCGCGCGGCTCGAAACGAAAGATGAAGGTCATCGCGTCTGATGAGGAGGGGTGCCTGGCGGAGCTGAAGAAAACGGCCTACTTCACAGACGGCATGCAGATCAAGCAGCGTCGGGCAAGTAAGACCCATGGCCGAATGCGCCTCACAGAGCTTCCGCCACGCGAGCAGCATTTGACCCTGCGGGTTGGCGACCTGTTGACGCTGACTGCTGATGACCAACCTATTGATCCACCGAGCAACGACAATGCCGAGACCGCAAGGATAGGCTGCACACTACCGTACGTATTGGCGGCGGTCGCAGCGGGCGACCCTGTTTGGTTCGACGATGGCAAAATTGGGGCGCGGGTGGAGAAAGCGTCTGCCGATGCGCTGATCTTGCGCATTACCCAAATCGCACATGCAAGCGGCCGCGCCAAGCTGGCAAGTGACAAGGGCATCAACTTCCCAGACAACGCCCTCCCAGTCCGAGCACCGACCGAGGACGATATTGAAACACTGGCGTTTGCGGCGAAACACGCCGATATCGTTCAGATGTCCTTCGCAAACAGCGCCGAAGACGTGATTGAATTGATTGATCATTTGGAACGACTGGACGCGACGCACCTTGGAGTAGTGTTGAAAATCGAGACCCGTGCCGGATTCGAAAACCTGCCCAAGATGCTGCTCGCCGGCATGCGATTGCCACGATTTGGCGTCATGATCGCCCGGGGCGACCTGGCCGTAGAGACCGGTTTCGAACGTTTGGCCGAAATTCAGGAAGAGATGCTGTGCCTGTGTGAGGCAGCCCATGTACCAGTGATATGGGCAACCCAGGTTCTTGAAAGCCTGGCTAAGAAGGGAGCCCCGGCGCGCTCAGAAATTACCGATGCAGCCATGAGCGTTCGTGCTGAGTGCGTAATGCTCAACAAGGGGCCATACATTCTTAAGGCGGTGACAACCCTCAATGACGTGCTGCGCCGCATGCGGGAGCATCGCGCGAAGAAACGGGACTTACTTCGCTCGTTGCAAGTGGCTGGGCGGCAGGATGCAACCGGGGCGCTAAGCTGA
- a CDS encoding potassium/proton antiporter encodes MFAIDKLLLLAAVLILFGVLSSKLSARLGLPVLVLFLITGMLAGENGIGGIVFDNAVAAHALGTLALALILFDGGLQTPVSSIRKVWKPASLLATVGVLATAAIAGLAAAWMLELPVLEGMLLGAIIGSTDAAAVFSLLRNAGIHINQRLKSVLEIESASNDPMAIFLTVGLLEVLVNSMPLGWGLLQMFLMQMGIGALVGLGVGWSILKLLSRIKLVATGLYPVLVAAGGLLAYGVSANLGGSGFLAIFVAGVMIGNQKFVFQRSTFLFMDGLAWLSQITMFVVLGLLVDPVSLLDVWVEGLVIALVLVLLARPLAVAPMLALFGFNLRETVLVSWVGLRGSVPIILAIFPLLFGLPNAPLIFNVVFFVVLLSATVQGSTLPLVARKLGLTEKPPATPAATLEISSLHDVDAEIVEYTLGNDARAAGRLLSQMALPEGVVVAMITRGSAVIPPRGSTRLEAGDHLFVVLKPNNQPFVDCVFSQAVEASRTDLPNLELRLKGSTKVEDVWNSYGIDLAAEKGQTLDQLIKEALGGGARQGDELMAGSVRLIVREQLQGRITTVGIEAVSADAKT; translated from the coding sequence GTGTTTGCAATTGACAAGCTATTGCTGCTGGCAGCAGTACTGATCCTGTTCGGTGTGCTCTCCAGCAAACTGTCGGCCCGTCTGGGGCTGCCGGTGCTCGTGTTGTTCCTGATCACCGGCATGCTTGCAGGTGAGAACGGTATCGGCGGGATCGTTTTTGATAATGCCGTTGCCGCGCATGCCCTCGGCACCCTGGCTTTGGCGCTTATCCTTTTTGACGGCGGCCTGCAAACGCCCGTTTCGTCCATAAGGAAGGTCTGGAAGCCAGCGTCTCTGCTGGCAACAGTTGGGGTACTCGCAACGGCCGCAATCGCGGGGCTCGCAGCTGCCTGGATGCTTGAGCTTCCAGTTCTGGAAGGCATGTTGCTGGGTGCGATCATCGGCTCGACCGATGCTGCAGCCGTATTTTCTCTCTTGCGAAACGCCGGAATTCACATCAATCAGCGGCTCAAGTCGGTGCTGGAGATTGAAAGCGCGTCCAACGACCCCATGGCCATCTTTCTGACGGTGGGCTTGTTGGAGGTGCTGGTTAACAGCATGCCGCTTGGCTGGGGTCTGCTTCAGATGTTTTTGATGCAGATGGGGATAGGTGCGCTGGTCGGGCTTGGTGTCGGATGGTCGATACTCAAGTTGCTGAGCAGGATAAAACTGGTCGCGACCGGCTTGTATCCGGTGCTTGTTGCGGCCGGCGGATTGCTCGCCTATGGAGTATCCGCGAATCTGGGCGGCAGCGGATTTCTGGCGATCTTCGTCGCTGGCGTGATGATCGGAAACCAGAAATTCGTTTTCCAGCGCAGCACCTTCCTGTTCATGGATGGCCTGGCATGGCTTAGCCAGATCACCATGTTCGTAGTCCTCGGCCTGCTCGTCGATCCGGTTTCGCTGCTCGATGTGTGGGTCGAGGGGTTGGTGATTGCACTGGTCCTGGTGTTGCTGGCCAGGCCGCTGGCCGTCGCACCAATGCTTGCGCTTTTTGGCTTCAATCTCAGGGAGACGGTACTCGTTTCCTGGGTAGGCCTACGTGGTTCGGTGCCGATCATCCTGGCAATCTTCCCGTTGCTTTTCGGACTGCCTAATGCGCCCCTGATCTTCAATGTTGTGTTCTTCGTAGTTCTGCTATCGGCGACGGTGCAGGGCTCTACGCTCCCGCTCGTCGCGCGCAAGCTGGGGCTGACGGAGAAGCCACCGGCGACGCCCGCCGCGACTCTCGAAATCTCGTCACTGCACGATGTCGACGCGGAAATCGTCGAATACACGCTCGGTAACGATGCGAGAGCCGCCGGCCGTTTGCTCTCGCAGATGGCGTTGCCCGAAGGCGTAGTCGTGGCGATGATCACGCGAGGGTCGGCCGTCATACCGCCTCGAGGGTCGACCAGGCTTGAAGCCGGTGATCATCTGTTTGTCGTCCTCAAGCCAAACAATCAGCCTTTCGTTGACTGCGTTTTTTCCCAGGCGGTAGAAGCGTCAAGAACCGATCTGCCAAACCTTGAACTTCGGCTCAAGGGCAGCACCAAGGTTGAAGACGTGTGGAATTCCTACGGTATCGACCTGGCAGCGGAAAAGGGGCAAACCCTGGATCAGTTGATCAAGGAGGCACTCGGTGGCGGCGCTCGTCAGGGGGACGAATTGATGGCCGGATCAGTGCGGCTAATCGTTCGCGAGCAACTGCAAGGGCGCATCACGACGGTTGGAATCGAGGCGGTATCGGCCGACGCCAAGACGTAA
- a CDS encoding asparaginase — MKKHSLLLAGLCAVLIGSANAQEKPTVQFIATGGTIAMKIDPVKKAPVPAISGDDLLATVPEVAEFARIKVNNLSNVPSDYMDPPRWVELSKAVNAALEQPDVSGVIVSHGTDTLEETAFWLDLTVESDKPVVVIGAQRNASSSDFDGPRNLLNAVRIAVDEQARGKGVLLAMNNQINAARHVTKTHTANVETFQSGDYGFLGEVYPDRVIFAREPLRRQHIQIQTDDMPRVDIVAMYGGADGSLLRSAVDQGAKGIVVQALGMGNMNQPMFEAVKYALGKQVPVVISTRVYNGRVMANYGFEGGGKTTSDAGAVMAGNLSPQKARILLMLLLQDGKMGQEDLQAAFDAM; from the coding sequence ATGAAGAAGCACTCACTTTTGCTGGCCGGGCTCTGCGCGGTCCTGATCGGAAGCGCCAACGCGCAGGAGAAACCGACAGTCCAGTTCATTGCCACCGGTGGCACGATCGCGATGAAAATCGACCCGGTCAAGAAGGCCCCGGTGCCAGCGATATCGGGCGATGATCTGCTCGCCACGGTGCCGGAGGTGGCCGAGTTTGCCCGGATCAAGGTCAACAACCTCTCGAACGTGCCGTCCGACTATATGGATCCGCCGCGCTGGGTCGAGCTGTCCAAGGCCGTGAACGCTGCGCTTGAGCAACCAGACGTATCGGGCGTCATCGTTTCGCATGGCACCGATACACTTGAGGAGACTGCTTTCTGGCTCGACCTGACCGTCGAATCGGACAAACCGGTCGTTGTCATCGGGGCACAGCGCAACGCCTCATCCTCGGATTTTGACGGCCCGCGCAACCTGCTCAACGCGGTGCGTATTGCGGTCGATGAGCAGGCGAGAGGAAAAGGTGTCCTTCTGGCCATGAACAACCAGATCAACGCGGCGCGGCATGTGACCAAGACTCACACCGCCAATGTGGAAACCTTTCAGTCGGGGGACTACGGCTTTCTAGGCGAGGTCTATCCGGATCGTGTGATCTTCGCGAGGGAGCCGCTGCGCCGGCAGCACATCCAGATCCAGACCGATGACATGCCGAGGGTCGACATCGTGGCGATGTACGGCGGTGCCGATGGCAGCCTGCTGCGCAGCGCCGTTGACCAGGGCGCGAAGGGTATCGTTGTGCAGGCCTTGGGTATGGGGAACATGAACCAGCCGATGTTCGAGGCCGTCAAGTACGCACTGGGCAAGCAGGTGCCGGTCGTGATTTCGACGCGCGTCTACAACGGTCGCGTCATGGCCAATTACGGATTTGAGGGCGGCGGCAAGACTACGTCTGATGCGGGTGCGGTCATGGCTGGGAACCTCAGCCCTCAGAAGGCGCGCATTCTTCTCATGCTGCTGCTGCAAGACGGGAAGATGGGACAGGAAGACCTGCAGGCGGCGTTCGATGCGATGTGA
- a CDS encoding LysR family transcriptional regulator encodes MELRHLRYFVMVAEERHFTRAAARLNMQQPPLSQQIRALEEELGFELFKRHPKGVDLTTGGAVFLEEAKAILARVQAGARRAARVAHGVEGTLKIGFTSSAAAHPLIPQIIRAYRERYPAVSIALEEGNAGRLTERASAGELEVGVLRAPVSQPAGIEFHRLLVEELLWVLPIGHPALTAAGGAIDIQRMRAEPFILVRRPGAPGMYANLLRACQTAGFEPKIAFEVERMLTNVSLVAAGEGISVVPASMRDIHGDSVVYRRIHGARPRLVAPLTMVCRRFNQSPALLNFIQLARRLAKDHRSRNRVATSV; translated from the coding sequence ATGGAACTTCGCCACCTCCGCTATTTCGTCATGGTCGCCGAGGAGAGGCATTTCACCCGTGCAGCTGCGCGCCTGAACATGCAGCAACCACCGCTGAGCCAGCAGATTCGCGCGCTGGAGGAGGAGCTCGGCTTCGAGTTGTTCAAACGCCATCCCAAGGGTGTGGACCTGACCACCGGTGGCGCGGTGTTTCTCGAAGAGGCCAAGGCGATCCTGGCGCGGGTGCAGGCCGGCGCGCGCCGGGCCGCACGCGTCGCCCACGGTGTCGAGGGCACGCTGAAGATCGGCTTCACCTCCTCGGCAGCGGCGCACCCACTGATCCCGCAGATCATTCGCGCCTACCGCGAGCGCTACCCGGCCGTGTCCATCGCCCTGGAAGAAGGTAACGCCGGGCGTCTGACCGAACGCGCCAGTGCCGGCGAGCTGGAGGTCGGGGTGCTGCGCGCACCGGTCAGCCAACCGGCGGGTATCGAATTCCATCGTCTGCTGGTGGAAGAATTGCTTTGGGTACTGCCAATCGGGCATCCGGCGTTGACGGCGGCCGGTGGAGCGATCGACATCCAGAGGATGCGTGCCGAGCCCTTCATCCTGGTGCGCCGGCCCGGCGCGCCGGGGATGTATGCCAACCTGCTGCGCGCCTGCCAGACGGCGGGTTTCGAACCGAAAATCGCATTCGAAGTGGAACGGATGCTCACAAACGTTAGCCTGGTTGCGGCTGGCGAAGGCATTTCAGTAGTTCCAGCATCCATGCGCGACATACATGGCGATAGCGTGGTGTACCGCCGCATTCACGGCGCTCGCCCTCGCCTTGTCGCGCCGCTAACGATGGTCTGCCGACGCTTCAACCAGTCGCCGGCATTACTGAACTTCATCCAGCTCGCACGTCGTTTGGCCAAGGATCACCGGTCCCGGAACCGCGTCGCGACGTCGGTCTAG